A window from Drosophila nasuta strain 15112-1781.00 chromosome 3, ASM2355853v1, whole genome shotgun sequence encodes these proteins:
- the LOC132790248 gene encoding solute carrier organic anion transporter family member 74D-like — protein sequence MVQSEEHANARRSAELEAQALAQTQTQTQAQTQDVEAALPQAPTTPQLEDDDDDRHVEADAKLLDNGNAHGGGGNNATSGPADKSEQARVKAKLKREKSEQDRLMTDEINKLLDEMPLEQNVTCGFWLFRGAFFQRFANQTAYVLLYGIVGCIFSMTYAYFNGTITTIEKRFKIPSKNTGIISVGNDISQTLVSAVLAYYAGKGHRPRWIGFGLLTIVVFCLMTTSPHFFYGPGEDALALTEEFGGIPDENATLEAIEEQRSKTLCRLQGDGAVCEVGEGNFAPQVLLFVAQFISGIGGSLYYTLGVSYMDDNTKKSKTPALLSLSYFLRMLGPAIGYALASFCLRLYIAPQLHPVINNKDPRWLGAWWLGWIVMGGLLAFSGVFLSMFPKELPRAVARRLVEEKRRRERLSVKQKEAANQCEKLTAELEPQTTAEPKASLGDMLVTFKRLTTNKTYMCNTLSNIFYLIGYTPFWIFTPKYIEVQYRQSAATSSMVTGTVALAFSAIGVLLSGFIISRYKPRARYMAAWNVISAFLVVAGVVTYAFIGCPDNETSVVVNIHNRDINDTATCNSACSCDYVRYSPVCGENSMTYISACHAGCKMVHVNGDGKKVFYDCSCIPGASENVSSSLTFKRLTAFDIAGDNSSNWDTDFSTSTTASSTSYLDMLAAGQATPGACPVNCWTQFVAFLSVMCFLKFIGASGRASNFLVSVRCVPEKDKTAAMGFGMMLCSMFAFIPGPIFFGWIFDRMCLVWGKTCTNKGNCWLYDPQSMRYTLNFTAAVFITLGAIFDFGVWYYVKDLKIFDEEIKEVEMQIVQHEEETTAEKNTEI from the exons ATGGTGCAGAGCGAGGAGCATGCAAATGCCAGGCGAAGTGCCGAACTAGAAGCTCAGGCCCTggcacagacacagacacagacacaagcGCAGACGCAGGACGTCGAGGCGGCGTTGCCACAAGCGCCGACGACGCCGCAGCTTGaggatgatgacgacgatcGACACGTGGAGGCCGATGCCAAATTGCTGGACAATGGCAACGCAcatggcggcggcggcaacaaTGCAACGTCCGGCCCAGCGGACAAGAGCGAACAGGCCAGGGTCAAGGCCAAGCTAAAGCGGGAAAAATCGGAACAGGATCGCCTCATGACGgatgaaattaacaaattgcTGGATGAGATGCCACTGGAACAGAATGTAACCTGCGGTTTTTGGCTGTTTCGTGGTGCCTTCTTTCAACG CTTTGCCAATCAGACAGCCTATGTGCTGCTCTATGGCATTGTGGGCTGCATCTTCTCCATGACATACGCCTACTTCAATGGCACCATTACAACGATTGAGAAGCGTTTCAAGATTCCCTCAAAGAACACCGGCATCATTTCCGTGGGCAATGACATCAGTCAAACTTTGGTCTCCGCCGTGCTCGCCTACTATGCGGGCAAAGGACATCGACCTCGATGGATAGGATTTG gACTGCTCACTATTGTTGTGTTCTGTTTGATGACCACTTCGCCGCATTTTTTCTATGGCCCCGGCGAGGATGCCTTGGCATTGACCGAGGAGTTTGGCGGTATACCCGATGAGAATGCCACACTCGAAGCCATCGAGGAACAGCGTTCCAAGACGCTCTGTCGCCTGCAGGGTGATGGCGCTGTCTGTGAGGTGGGCGAGGGCAATTTTGCACCTCAAGTGCTCCTGTTTGTGGCACAGTTCATTTCGGGCATTGGCGGTTCGCTTTACTACACGCTGGGCGTTTCCTATATGGACGACAACACCAAGAAATCAAAAACACCGGCGCTGTTGA GTCTCTCATATTTCCTGCGCATGCTGGGTCCTGCCATCGGTTATGCCTTGGCATCGTTCTGTCTACGCTTGTACATCGCACCACAATTGCATCCAGTGATCAACAATAAGGATCCACGCTGGCTAGGTGCCTGGTGGCTGGGCTGGATTGTCATGGGCGGGCTGCTCGCCTTCTCGGGAGTCTTTCTCTCCATGTTTCCCAAGGAGTTGCCACGTGCAGTCGCCCGCCGTCTAGTCGAGGAGAAACGTCGTCGCGAGCGTCTTTCGGTGAAGCAAAAGGAAGCTGCCAACCAGTGTGAAAAACTAACGGCTGAGCTGGAGCCACAGACGACGGCAGAGCCCAAAGCATCGCTGGGCGACATGCTGGTCACCTTTAAGCGACTaacgacaaacaaaacatacatGTGCAATACACTGTCGAACATATTCTATCTGATTGGTTACACGCCTTTCTGGATATTCACACCCAAGTACATTGAGGTGCAGTATCGCCAGTCGGCAGCCACCTCCAGCATGGTCACAGGCACCGTTGCCTTGGCCTTCTCTGCGATTGGAGTGCTGCTCTCCGGGTTTATTATCTCACGGTATAAGCCCAGAGCACGTTATATGGCCGCCTGGAATGTGATTAGCGCCTTTCTAGTTGTGGCTGGTGTGGTGACCTACGCTTTCATTGGCTGCCCGGATAATGAGACCTCGGTCGTTGTGAATATTCACAATCGTGACATCAATGATACGGCCACCTGCAACTCGGCTTGTTCCTGCGATTATGTGCGCTATTCTCCGGTCTGCGGCGAGAACAGCATGACCTACATCTCCGCCTGTCATGCTGGCTGTAAAATGGTCCATGTGAACGGCGATGGCAAAAAG GTCTTTTACGACTGCTCCTGCATACCTGGAGCTAGTGAGAATGTCTCTTCGTCGCTGACCTTCAAGCGCTTAACAGCTTTCGATATTGCcggcgacaacagcagcaactgggaTACGGATTTCAGCACCTCTACCACGGCATCAAGCACTTCCTACTTGGAC ATGCTTGCCGCTGGTCAAGCTACTCCGGGTGCATGTCCTGTGAACTGTTGGACTCAGTTTGTTGCCTTTTTATCGGTCATGTGTTTCCTCAAATTCATTGGTGCCTCGGGCAGAGCTTCCAATTTCTTAGTCTCAGTGCGTTGTGTGCCAGAGAAGGATAAAACCGCAGCCATGGGCTTTGGCATGATGTTGTGCTCTATGTTTGCCTTTATACCCGGACCAATATTCTTCGGCTGGATCTTTGATCGCATGTGTCTCGTGTGGGGCAAGACGTGCACCAACAAGGGCAACTGTTGGCTCTACGATCCGCAGTCCATGAG aTATACACTCAACTTTACGGCAGCTGTGTTTATTACTTTGGGAGCTATATTCGATTTCGGCGTTTGGTATTATGTGAAGGATCTTAAGATCTTCGACGAGGAGATCAAGGAGGTCGAAATGCAAATCGTGCAGCACGAGGAAGAGACGACTGCCGAGAAGAATACCGAAATATAA
- the LOC132790249 gene encoding solute carrier organic anion transporter family member 74D-like isoform X1 — protein MEKQEHKPEFAPFIREDHFEKNDKEKPHKDVACGFGIFKGPFLQRFATEKMYVLIYGLGGCLLSMSLAYFSGTITTMEKRYKIPTKMSGVILVGNDISMMITSVVAGYYTHRAHRPRWIAFGFFTIVVFCVMTSSLHFIYGPGEDSLKLTREYGGFQNLTSNGTNIQTAQKLCMKEEPGCIVEDGIWVPQVMLFAGQFISGIGVGLFWSVGVAYMDDNTSKAKSPALLSATAFLRMLGPAIGYSLASVCLRMYIDPSLEPLIKPGDPRWIGAWWLGWLVLAAVTFIIAFLMFLFPKELPSSKARRLKMELAGEHDPNAHKDLSVADMLKSVNRLCRNKVFMYNTFASSFYLFGYLAYWIFTPKYIETQYRQSAATATLATGSVALTFSAIGVLLSGYVVSKYKPSARSMAAWNAIVDFLTVAAVVGYIFIGCEGSDQLSSMATTGDSCSASCHCEYVHYAPICSPNNVTYISACHAGCTGRGKDTLGRPLFTGCSCIAASNTTEYDLSHLQTAVDGACPVDCTKQFYIFLAAMCFLKLIGASSKSTNVLITLRCILPADKSLAMGLTGMAACLTALIPSPIFFGWLLDKYCLVWGKTCSNKGNCWLYDTQSLRYTFNLVSAFFIFFGGVLNIAVWLNAKDLKVFDEVTQEKEKPDGNYDDYSKLSITDVIKAPVEQPLEEL, from the exons atggaaaaacaaGAACATAAACCTGAGTTCGCACCATTTATACGCGAAGATCACTTCGAAAAGAATGACAAGGAGAAACCACACAAGGATGTCGCCTGTGGGTTTGGCATATTCAAAGGACCTTTTCTACAAAG GTTTGCGACAGAGAAAATGTATGTGCTCATCTATGGCTTGGGAGGATGTTTGTTGTCGATGAGtctggcatattttagtgGCACAATAACGACAATGGAGAAGCGCTATAAGATACCCACTAAAATGTCTGGAGTGATTTTAGTGGGCAACGATATAAGCATGATGATCACATCGGTAGTTGCAGGATATTATACGCATAGAGCACATCGACCGCGCTGGATTGCATTCG GATTCTTTACGATTGTCGTATTCTGCGTGATGACAAGTTCGCTGCATTTTATATATGGACCTGGCGAAGATTCCCTGAAGTTGACACGAGAATATGGTGGATTCCAGAACTTGACTTCCAACGGAACAAATATACAAACTGCTCAAAAGCTGTGCATGAAAGAGGAGCCGGGTTGCATCGTAGAGGATGGCATCTGGGTGCCGCAAGTGATGCTGTTTGCCGGCCAATTCATCTCCGGCATTGGCGTGGGACTCTTCTGGAGTGTGGGTGTTGCCTACATGGATGACAACACCTCCAAGGCCAAGTCGCCGGCGTTGCTCA GTGCAACTGCATTCCTGCGCATGCTGGGTCCTGCCATTGGTTACTCCTTGGCCTCGGTTTGCCTTCGCATGTACATCGATCCCAGTCTGGAGCCACTGATTAAGCCAGGAGATCCCAGATGGATAGGCGCCTGGTGGCTTGGTTGGCTCGTCTTGGCAGCAGTCACATTCATCATTGCCTTCCTAATGTTTCTGTTTCCCAAGGAGCTGCCCAGCTCCAAAGCCAGACGTCTAAAGATGGAGCTAGCTGGTGAACATGATCCCAATGCACACAAGGATCTGTCGGTGGCGGACATGCTGAAGTCCGTGAATCGTTTGTGCCGCAACAAGGTGTTCATGTACAACACATTCGCCTCCAGCTTCTACTTGTTCGGATACCTGGCCTACTGGATCTTTACGCCCAAATACATCGAGACCCAGTATCGCCAATCGGCGGCAACTGCCACATTAGCCACTGGATCTGTGGCACTCACCTTCTCTGCCATCGGAGTGTTGTTGTCTGGTTATGTGGTGTCCAAGTACAAGCCAAGTGCACGCTCTATGGCTGCTTGGAATGCTATAGTCGACTTCTTGACGGTGGCTGCTGTGGTGGGCTATATATTCATTGGCTGTGAGGGCAGTGATCAACTGAGTTCCATGGCAACTACTGGAGATAGCTGCAGTGCCTCTTGCCACTGTGAATATGTGCACTATGCGCCAATCTGTAGTCCCAACAATGTCACCTACATCTCTGCTTGCCACGCCGGCTGCACGGGCAGAGGTAAGGATACCCTCGGACGTCCTTTGTTCACAGGCTGCAGTTGCATTGCTGCCTCCAATACAACCGAATATGATCTCTCCCAT TTGCAGACGGCAGTTGATGGCGCCTGTCCAGTGGATTGCACCAAacagttttatattttcctgGCCGCCATGTGCTTCCTCAAGCTCATCGGTGCTTCCAGCAAGTCAACCAATGTGCTGATTACCCTCCGTTGTATTCTGCCAGCGGACAAGAGTTTAGCCATGGGACTCACTGGCATGGCTGCGTGTCTGACAGCTCTAATACCGAGTCCAATTTTCTTTGGTTGGCTCCTGGACAAGTACTGCTTGGTGTGGGGCAAGACGTGCAGTAATAAGGGCAATTGTTGGCTTTACGATACGCAATCATTAAG ATACACGTTTAATTTAGTATCTgcgtttttcatatttttcggCGGTGTTTTAAATATCGCTGTTTGGCTTAATGCCAAAGATCTTAAGGTGTTCGACGAGGTCACACAGGAGAAGGAGAAACCAGATGGCAACTATGATGATTATAGCAAACTCTCAATAACCGATGTGATAAAAGCCCCTGTGGAACAGCCCTTGGAAGAGCtttaa
- the LOC132790249 gene encoding solute carrier organic anion transporter family member 74D-like isoform X2, with product MEKQEHKPEFAPFIREDHFEKNDKEKPHKDVACGFGIFKGPFLQRFATEKMYVLIYGLGGCLLSMSLAYFSGTITTMEKRYKIPTKMSGVILVGNDISMMITSVVAGYYTHRAHRPRWIAFGFFTIVVFCVMTSSLHFIYGPGEDSLKLTREYGGFQNLTSNGTNIQTAQKLCMKEEPGCIVEDGIWVPQVMLFAGQFISGIGVGLFWSVGVAYMDDNTSKAKSPALLSATAFLRMLGPAIGYSLASVCLRMYIDPSLEPLIKPGDPRWIGAWWLGWLVLAAVTFIIAFLMFLFPKELPSSKARRLKMELAGEHDPNAHKDLSVADMLKSVNRLCRNKVFMYNTFASSFYLFGYLAYWIFTPKYIETQYRQSAATATLATGSVALTFSAIGVLLSGYVVSKYKPSARSMAAWNAIVDFLTVAAVVGYIFIGCEGSDQLSSMATTGDSCSASCHCEYVHYAPICSPNNVTYISACHAGCTGRGKDTLGRPLFTGCSCIAASNTTEYDLSHTAVDGACPVDCTKQFYIFLAAMCFLKLIGASSKSTNVLITLRCILPADKSLAMGLTGMAACLTALIPSPIFFGWLLDKYCLVWGKTCSNKGNCWLYDTQSLRYTFNLVSAFFIFFGGVLNIAVWLNAKDLKVFDEVTQEKEKPDGNYDDYSKLSITDVIKAPVEQPLEEL from the exons atggaaaaacaaGAACATAAACCTGAGTTCGCACCATTTATACGCGAAGATCACTTCGAAAAGAATGACAAGGAGAAACCACACAAGGATGTCGCCTGTGGGTTTGGCATATTCAAAGGACCTTTTCTACAAAG GTTTGCGACAGAGAAAATGTATGTGCTCATCTATGGCTTGGGAGGATGTTTGTTGTCGATGAGtctggcatattttagtgGCACAATAACGACAATGGAGAAGCGCTATAAGATACCCACTAAAATGTCTGGAGTGATTTTAGTGGGCAACGATATAAGCATGATGATCACATCGGTAGTTGCAGGATATTATACGCATAGAGCACATCGACCGCGCTGGATTGCATTCG GATTCTTTACGATTGTCGTATTCTGCGTGATGACAAGTTCGCTGCATTTTATATATGGACCTGGCGAAGATTCCCTGAAGTTGACACGAGAATATGGTGGATTCCAGAACTTGACTTCCAACGGAACAAATATACAAACTGCTCAAAAGCTGTGCATGAAAGAGGAGCCGGGTTGCATCGTAGAGGATGGCATCTGGGTGCCGCAAGTGATGCTGTTTGCCGGCCAATTCATCTCCGGCATTGGCGTGGGACTCTTCTGGAGTGTGGGTGTTGCCTACATGGATGACAACACCTCCAAGGCCAAGTCGCCGGCGTTGCTCA GTGCAACTGCATTCCTGCGCATGCTGGGTCCTGCCATTGGTTACTCCTTGGCCTCGGTTTGCCTTCGCATGTACATCGATCCCAGTCTGGAGCCACTGATTAAGCCAGGAGATCCCAGATGGATAGGCGCCTGGTGGCTTGGTTGGCTCGTCTTGGCAGCAGTCACATTCATCATTGCCTTCCTAATGTTTCTGTTTCCCAAGGAGCTGCCCAGCTCCAAAGCCAGACGTCTAAAGATGGAGCTAGCTGGTGAACATGATCCCAATGCACACAAGGATCTGTCGGTGGCGGACATGCTGAAGTCCGTGAATCGTTTGTGCCGCAACAAGGTGTTCATGTACAACACATTCGCCTCCAGCTTCTACTTGTTCGGATACCTGGCCTACTGGATCTTTACGCCCAAATACATCGAGACCCAGTATCGCCAATCGGCGGCAACTGCCACATTAGCCACTGGATCTGTGGCACTCACCTTCTCTGCCATCGGAGTGTTGTTGTCTGGTTATGTGGTGTCCAAGTACAAGCCAAGTGCACGCTCTATGGCTGCTTGGAATGCTATAGTCGACTTCTTGACGGTGGCTGCTGTGGTGGGCTATATATTCATTGGCTGTGAGGGCAGTGATCAACTGAGTTCCATGGCAACTACTGGAGATAGCTGCAGTGCCTCTTGCCACTGTGAATATGTGCACTATGCGCCAATCTGTAGTCCCAACAATGTCACCTACATCTCTGCTTGCCACGCCGGCTGCACGGGCAGAGGTAAGGATACCCTCGGACGTCCTTTGTTCACAGGCTGCAGTTGCATTGCTGCCTCCAATACAACCGAATATGATCTCTCCCAT ACGGCAGTTGATGGCGCCTGTCCAGTGGATTGCACCAAacagttttatattttcctgGCCGCCATGTGCTTCCTCAAGCTCATCGGTGCTTCCAGCAAGTCAACCAATGTGCTGATTACCCTCCGTTGTATTCTGCCAGCGGACAAGAGTTTAGCCATGGGACTCACTGGCATGGCTGCGTGTCTGACAGCTCTAATACCGAGTCCAATTTTCTTTGGTTGGCTCCTGGACAAGTACTGCTTGGTGTGGGGCAAGACGTGCAGTAATAAGGGCAATTGTTGGCTTTACGATACGCAATCATTAAG ATACACGTTTAATTTAGTATCTgcgtttttcatatttttcggCGGTGTTTTAAATATCGCTGTTTGGCTTAATGCCAAAGATCTTAAGGTGTTCGACGAGGTCACACAGGAGAAGGAGAAACCAGATGGCAACTATGATGATTATAGCAAACTCTCAATAACCGATGTGATAAAAGCCCCTGTGGAACAGCCCTTGGAAGAGCtttaa
- the LOC132793511 gene encoding solute carrier organic anion transporter family member 74D-like, giving the protein MSVEVKEQTEAVPFLGDGDGVKKPVEEKPEKIEVDVELIDKDTSGGFWIFKGPTLQRLATGTIFVAVFGITSCFMAMSFAYFNSTMTTLEKRYKIPTKVLGVLSTGNDISAMFSSIIIGYYLRNVHRPRWMGLGFLIITVFCIMNASLHFLYGAGEEALKLTHEFGNQNMTGNSTSSLSSSQLCTSEKTNCHMDIESWSPIIILFVAQLILGIGAGMVIIVGVAYMDDNTAKSKAPAMLTLSTFLRMMGPSAGYLLSSQCLKLYIDPRLRPLIKNTDPRWMGAWWLGYILLAVITLLSAFVIALFPRELPSAKARRLKQAKTDEPDPNDKHKAYSVSDMWKSVKGLAANKVYVYNMAASIVYFFGYNVYWTFSQKYIEMQYRQSASVASMASGPVPLSFSAVGVVLSGYVIYKFKPGARAIVSWNVIVDFLTVAGILCYSLIGCKDSDQLGSMATTSNSCSASCHCDYAFYSPICSPNNVTYTTACHAGCTAMSKDPFDHDRKIYTGCSCISAPNITDTDVSHWQTAVGGHCPVDCTQQFYIFLVVMCFLKLVGASSKSTNFLISLRCIPPEQKSFGLGLGSMVTSLLAFIPSPIFYGWLIDKYCLVWGKTCSNKGNCWLYDTYSLRYVLNYTAATFVLLGGFCNIFVWYYAKHLQIFDENEETKLSLKRKEENILQGLGSTLQLEIKEEKL; this is encoded by the exons ATGAGCGTTGAAGTAAAGGAACAAACTGAAGCAGTACCATTTcttggagatggagatggagttaAGAAACCAGTTGAAGAGAAACCCGAGAAAATTGAAGTGGATGTTGAACTCATAGACAAGGATACTTCCGGTGGATTTTGGATATTTAAGGGACCAACTCTGCAAAG ACTTGCTACTGGAACCATTTTTGTGGCCGTCTTTGGCATCACTAGCTGCTTTATGGCCATGTCATTTGCGTATTTCAATAGTACAATGACAACGCTCGAAAAACGCTACAAAATACCAACGAAAGTTTTGGGAGTATTATCAACTGGAAATGATATAAGTGCCATGTTTTCATCGATCATTATAGGCTATTATCTGCGAAATGTGCATCGACCACGTTGGATGGGCTTGG GTTTTTTAATAATCACAGTCTTTTGCATAATGAATGCCTCGCTGCACTTCCTTTATGGAGCCGGCGAAGAGGCCTTAAAATTAACTCATGAATTTGGAAATCAAAATATGACCGGGAATTCAACATCCTCATTAAGCAGCTCACAATTGTGCACATCTGAGAAAACCAATTGTCACATGGATATCGAATCATGGTCACCCATTATCATTTTGTTCGTTGCCCAGCTAATATTGGGAATTGGAGCGGGAATGGTCATAATTGTAGGCGTGGCCTACATGGATGACAACACGGCCAAGTCGAAAGCGCCAGCTATGCTTA CCTTATCCACATTTCTTAGAATGATGGGTCCGTCAGCTGGATATTTACTATCTTCGCAGTGCTTGAAGCTGTACATTGATCCCCGCTTAAGACCACTTATCAAGAATACAGATCCCAGATGGATGGGTGCCTGGTGGCTTGGATATATACTATTGGCTGTCATCACACTGCTGAGCGCTTTCGTCATTGCTCTATTTCCCAGGGAGTTGCCCAGCGCCAAGGCAAGACGTTTAAAACAGGCAAAAACTGATGAACCTGATCCTAACGATAAGCATAAGGCGTATTCAGTGAGCGATATGTGGAAATCGGTCAAAGGTCTGGCCGCGAACAAAGTCTATGTGTATAACATGGCTGCTTCAATCGTTTACTTCTTTGGCTACAATGTCTATTGGACCTTCTCGCAGAAGTACATCGAGATGCAATACCGTCAGTCGGCATCTGTGGCATCCATGGCATCGGGTCCTGTGCCACTCTCATTTTCCGCCGTGGGTGTTGTGCTCTCTGGCTACGTCATCTACAAGTTTAAGCCAGGAGCTCGTGCTATTGTCTCATGGAATGTCATAGTTGATTTCTTAACAGTTGCTGGCATATTGTGCTATTCGCTGATTGGCTGCAAAGATAGCGATCAATTGGGATCCATGGCGACGACAAGCAATAGCTGCAGTGCCTCTTGTCATTGTGATTATGCATTTTATTCCCCAATCTGTAGTCCGAATAATGTCACCTATACAACCGCTTGTCATGCTGGCTGCACTGCCATGAGCAAAGATCCGTTCGATCATGACCGCAAAATATACACAGGATGCTCGTGTATTTCGGCTCCAAACATAACAGACACTGATGTCTCCCAT TGGCAGACTGCAGTCGGTGGGCATTGTCCTGTTGATTGCACTCAACAGTTCTACATTTTCCTGGTTGTCATGTGCTTCCTTAAGCTTGTGGGAGCGTCCAGTAAATCAACCAACTTTCTCATATCGTTGCGCTGCATACCACCGGAGCAGAAAAGCTTCGGATTGGGACTTGGCAGCATGGTCACTTCGTTGCTGGCATTTATACCCAGTCCGATATTTTATGGTTGGCTAATCGATAAATACTGCTTGGTTTGGGGCAAGACGTGCAGCAATAAGGGCAATTGTTGGCTTTACGACACATACTCACTGAG ATATGTGCTCAATTACACGGCAGCGACATTTGTTCTTCTAGGAggtttttgcaatatttttgtttggtattaCGCCAAGCatttgcaaatattcgatGAGAATGAAGAGACAAAGCTATCGCTGAAGCGCAAAGAGGAGAATATACTACAAGGTTTAGGCAGCACTTTGCAACtagaaataaaagaagaaaaactttaA